One part of the Streptomyces sp. NBC_00286 genome encodes these proteins:
- a CDS encoding phosphotransferase family protein, with the protein MTASAPGNATGDATVAGVDLPALRRFFEREVPQCSGPLDIRLLLGGRSNLTYLVTDGTHRWVLRRPPLGTITPTAHDMDREYRVMAALAATDVPVPRTVLSCTDESVIGAPFTVVSFVDGDVLRDGDQAAGLSADDARRCSEALVDQLAALHALDPYEIGLGGFGRPAGYLERQVRRWRGQWDRVATRELPELGALHGKLERGLPLVRDDGSAPAVLHGDYRLDNVILSADDPGRIAAIVDWEMAALGDPLADLGLLLVYWDPACEPVLGERHVPAANPGFLSAAELAARYAARSGRDVSALPLYQALGYFKLAVIAEGIHARHLAGRTVGPGFDRVGSAVPALLRSGLSVDVPRI; encoded by the coding sequence GTGACGGCGTCAGCTCCCGGGAACGCCACCGGCGACGCCACCGTGGCCGGGGTGGACCTGCCCGCGCTGCGGCGCTTCTTCGAGCGCGAGGTCCCGCAGTGCTCCGGCCCCTTGGACATCCGCCTGCTGCTCGGCGGGCGCTCCAATCTCACGTACCTCGTGACCGACGGCACCCACCGCTGGGTGCTGCGCAGGCCACCGCTGGGCACGATCACACCGACCGCGCACGACATGGACCGCGAGTACCGGGTCATGGCCGCGCTCGCCGCCACCGACGTCCCGGTACCGCGGACCGTGCTCTCCTGCACGGACGAGTCGGTGATCGGCGCGCCGTTCACCGTCGTCTCCTTCGTCGACGGCGACGTGCTGCGGGACGGTGATCAGGCGGCCGGACTGTCCGCCGACGACGCGAGGCGGTGCTCCGAGGCGCTGGTCGACCAACTGGCCGCGCTCCACGCGCTCGATCCGTACGAGATCGGCCTGGGCGGCTTCGGGCGCCCGGCCGGATACCTGGAGCGGCAGGTACGGCGATGGCGCGGCCAGTGGGACCGGGTCGCTACTCGCGAACTGCCCGAACTGGGCGCGCTCCATGGGAAGTTGGAACGCGGACTGCCCTTGGTGCGGGACGACGGTTCCGCTCCGGCTGTCCTGCACGGGGACTACCGGCTGGACAACGTCATCCTGAGCGCCGACGACCCGGGGCGGATCGCCGCGATCGTCGACTGGGAGATGGCCGCACTCGGCGATCCGCTCGCCGACCTCGGCCTGCTCCTCGTGTACTGGGATCCCGCCTGCGAGCCGGTCCTCGGCGAACGGCACGTACCGGCGGCTAACCCGGGCTTCCTCTCCGCCGCCGAGCTGGCGGCACGGTACGCGGCGCGATCCGGCCGCGATGTCTCCGCGCTGCCGCTCTACCAGGCCCTCGGCTACTTCAAGCTGGCGGTCATCGCGGAGGGCATCCACGCCCGCCATCTCGCCGGACGCACGGTCGGCCCCGGCTTCGACCGGGTCGGCTCGGCGGTGCCCGCGCTGCTGCGCTCCGGTCTGTCGGTCGATGTGCCACGTATCTGA
- a CDS encoding SDR family NAD(P)-dependent oxidoreductase translates to MSEDRLSGRVALVTGATGGIGEAIARRLAAEGATVVVTDLDADKCEKLAEELPGGALGLRLDVTDETAWETVVAEVTDRLGSLSVLVNNAGIASMGTVETETRETWDRVIGVTQTGVWLGMKHGGPAIERSGGGSIVNIASIFGTVGGFGAQFSYHAAKGAVRLMTKNAALHWGGRGVRVNSLHPGFIETPLSRELWQGTPRLTAMIEGTPLGRLGSTEEVAGAVAFLASDDAGFMTGSELYVDGGWTAR, encoded by the coding sequence GTGAGCGAAGACCGGCTCTCGGGAAGGGTGGCGCTGGTGACCGGTGCCACCGGAGGCATCGGCGAGGCGATCGCGCGACGGCTGGCGGCCGAGGGCGCGACCGTCGTGGTCACCGATCTCGACGCGGACAAGTGCGAGAAGCTCGCCGAGGAACTGCCGGGCGGCGCCCTGGGGTTGCGCCTGGACGTCACCGACGAGACGGCATGGGAGACGGTCGTCGCCGAAGTGACCGACCGTCTGGGAAGCCTGTCGGTGCTGGTCAATAATGCAGGGATCGCCTCGATGGGCACGGTCGAGACCGAGACCCGGGAGACCTGGGACCGGGTGATCGGGGTGACACAGACCGGGGTGTGGCTCGGCATGAAGCACGGCGGTCCGGCCATCGAGCGCTCCGGCGGCGGCTCCATCGTCAACATCGCCTCGATCTTCGGTACGGTCGGCGGCTTCGGTGCCCAGTTCTCGTACCACGCGGCCAAGGGCGCCGTACGGCTGATGACCAAGAACGCGGCGCTGCACTGGGGCGGGCGCGGTGTGCGGGTCAACTCGCTGCATCCCGGTTTCATCGAGACGCCCCTGTCGCGGGAACTGTGGCAAGGCACACCCCGCCTCACCGCGATGATCGAGGGCACCCCGCTCGGCCGACTCGGCTCGACCGAGGAGGTGGCTGGCGCCGTGGCGTTCCTCGCCTCGGACGACGCGGGTTTCATGACCGGCTCGGAGCTGTACGTCGACGGGGGCTGGACCGCACGCTGA